A single Arcobacter sp. FWKO B DNA region contains:
- a CDS encoding molybdopterin-dependent oxidoreductase, with the protein MTRPMNSTLFENKIANDNSTTTDVTVVTGESNIQSEQRRNFLKVSGATAAMLAGSSHLFAKTEVMDITNGKHNYPNATYTENMYRNEFGFTYGKKDEHGFAYHCVNCQGNCAWEVWSHNGVITRENQSARYPRINAKIPDFNPRGCNKGVQHSQIMYEKDRILYPMERVGKRGEGKWKRISWDDAATKVAQQIFDVMTDPKRGPSKLLVQAGTGLLTEGRRGAPLRFGTQLGATRIYPASYLGDMFSGAAIAFGEGNVGCTYDFLYNVDVAVFWGANPSVSRIPDAHFVWEGKYNGAKVIVITPEFNASAKSADLWLPIKPGTDNILAMAVMNEILKNKYYKPEFIKTYTDLPMLVKVDDKKLLRASDFEYDAAAAYSAAHKIDPKAEERLYCWNTNTNSIAEMPGCHGSKDQTLKIKDFNINPALEGEWEIDVRGKKVKVTTVFELLKKNAEPYTAEYAAKECFTNIAPSVIKQLAYDMSVPKVVETTTGFSLNKYFNGVLTLWNICSIAGLTGKMGPYGGINTEGEWTLNGLGGLSAFSGKYNPRFGSGFVGEFVMGDGLATVEEYFSNEDVVRAHQSNGNKSGIDKAEYIKIIKAMLEKGDMSDGEKGTGHKHWDPEVAVLIADSRFRRNKGSKYREAFLRKMKHLTIVDFKMSEAAVYADILLPAKSHYEVWDIRTSPGYHRYTNLAQPVANIKPVGESMDEWSMFTLISEKLEQIANLPENADKQALDDKRYARDGFHDLKNFHKEFTNTDSESEAAMEPYLGTDKQAVEAALQVCEQYEPHTIEKMYKQGGFLQINSKGATSSPLYTDIPYNTMENHMFKFEPFHTMSGRQTFYVDHDMFIRLGANTNTAMKGIRPETNAYPFNFLTPHARWSIHSNYKTSRTLQRLQRGKPYIAINRKIAEIKGIKDGDEIRVYNTLGEFYAMAKVSSSAPMDSLVMEHGWEPYQYRNLKGHNEVVPTALNLLEMSDGWGHLKSGALWDGNQYAYDGAVNFEKARK; encoded by the coding sequence ATGACAAGACCAATGAATAGTACGCTTTTTGAAAACAAAATAGCAAATGATAACTCTACTACAACTGATGTAACAGTGGTAACTGGTGAGAGTAATATTCAAAGTGAGCAAAGAAGAAACTTCTTAAAAGTTTCTGGTGCAACTGCAGCTATGCTTGCTGGAAGTAGCCACCTTTTCGCAAAAACTGAAGTAATGGATATCACAAATGGTAAACATAACTATCCAAATGCAACATATACAGAAAATATGTATAGAAATGAGTTTGGTTTTACTTATGGTAAAAAAGATGAGCATGGGTTTGCATATCACTGTGTAAACTGTCAAGGTAACTGTGCTTGGGAAGTATGGTCACATAATGGTGTAATCACAAGAGAAAACCAAAGTGCAAGATATCCAAGAATCAATGCAAAAATACCTGATTTTAATCCAAGAGGATGTAATAAAGGTGTTCAACACTCTCAAATTATGTATGAAAAAGATAGAATCCTTTATCCAATGGAAAGAGTTGGCAAAAGAGGTGAGGGTAAATGGAAAAGAATTAGTTGGGATGATGCTGCTACAAAAGTAGCTCAACAAATTTTTGATGTAATGACTGACCCAAAAAGAGGACCTTCAAAACTTCTTGTTCAAGCTGGAACTGGACTTTTAACAGAGGGAAGAAGAGGAGCACCACTTAGATTTGGTACTCAACTTGGTGCTACAAGAATTTATCCTGCATCATATCTTGGAGATATGTTTAGTGGTGCTGCTATAGCATTTGGTGAGGGTAATGTTGGGTGTACATATGACTTTTTATATAATGTAGATGTTGCAGTTTTCTGGGGAGCAAATCCATCAGTATCAAGAATTCCTGATGCACACTTTGTATGGGAAGGGAAATACAACGGTGCAAAAGTAATCGTTATTACACCTGAGTTTAACGCTAGTGCAAAAAGTGCAGATTTATGGTTACCAATCAAGCCAGGAACTGACAATATCTTAGCAATGGCAGTAATGAATGAGATCTTAAAAAATAAATACTACAAACCAGAATTTATCAAAACTTATACAGATTTACCAATGCTTGTAAAAGTTGATGATAAAAAACTTTTAAGAGCAAGTGATTTTGAATATGATGCAGCAGCAGCTTATTCTGCAGCACATAAGATAGATCCAAAAGCTGAAGAAAGATTGTATTGCTGGAATACAAATACAAACTCGATTGCTGAAATGCCAGGATGTCATGGTAGCAAAGATCAAACTCTAAAAATCAAAGATTTCAATATAAATCCTGCATTAGAGGGTGAGTGGGAGATAGATGTAAGAGGCAAAAAAGTAAAAGTTACTACTGTATTTGAATTATTAAAGAAAAATGCTGAGCCTTATACTGCTGAGTATGCTGCAAAAGAGTGTTTTACAAATATTGCACCATCAGTAATTAAACAACTTGCTTACGATATGTCAGTACCAAAAGTTGTTGAAACTACAACTGGATTTAGTTTAAATAAATATTTTAATGGTGTATTAACACTATGGAATATCTGTTCAATTGCAGGGCTTACTGGTAAAATGGGACCATACGGTGGTATCAATACTGAGGGTGAATGGACACTAAACGGTCTTGGAGGACTAAGTGCATTTAGTGGTAAATATAACCCAAGATTTGGTTCTGGATTTGTTGGTGAGTTTGTTATGGGTGATGGACTTGCAACTGTTGAAGAATATTTCTCAAATGAAGATGTTGTAAGAGCACACCAAAGTAATGGAAATAAATCAGGAATTGATAAAGCAGAATATATCAAAATAATTAAAGCAATGCTTGAAAAAGGTGATATGAGTGATGGTGAAAAAGGAACTGGACATAAACACTGGGATCCTGAAGTAGCAGTACTTATTGCTGATAGTAGATTTAGAAGAAATAAAGGTAGCAAGTATAGAGAAGCGTTCCTTAGAAAAATGAAACATCTAACAATAGTTGATTTCAAAATGAGTGAAGCTGCTGTTTATGCTGATATTTTACTTCCAGCAAAATCACACTATGAGGTATGGGATATAAGAACATCTCCAGGATACCATAGATATACGAACCTTGCTCAACCAGTAGCAAATATTAAGCCTGTTGGTGAGTCAATGGATGAGTGGAGTATGTTTACTCTAATATCTGAGAAACTTGAACAAATAGCAAATCTTCCAGAAAATGCTGATAAACAAGCACTTGATGATAAAAGATATGCTAGAGATGGTTTCCATGATCTTAAAAACTTCCACAAAGAGTTTACAAATACAGACTCTGAATCAGAAGCTGCTATGGAGCCATATTTAGGAACTGATAAGCAAGCTGTTGAAGCTGCACTTCAAGTTTGTGAGCAGTATGAGCCACATACTATAGAAAAGATGTATAAACAAGGTGGTTTCTTACAAATTAATTCAAAAGGTGCAACATCATCACCTTTATATACTGATATTCCATATAATACTATGGAAAATCATATGTTTAAATTTGAGCCTTTCCACACTATGAGTGGTAGACAAACTTTTTATGTGGATCATGATATGTTTATCAGACTTGGGGCAAATACAAACACAGCTATGAAAGGTATTAGACCAGAAACTAATGCATATCCGTTTAATTTCTTAACACCACATGCAAGATGGTCAATTCATAGTAACTATAAAACAAGTAGAACACTACAAAGACTTCAAAGAGGTAAACCTTATATCGCAATAAATAGAAAAATTGCAGAGATAAAAGGGATCAAAGATGGTGATGAGATCAGAGTATATAATACACTAGGTGAGTTTTATGCTATGGCAAAAGTTAGTTCATCAGCACCTATGGATTCATTGGTTATGGAGCACGGATGGGAACCATATCAATATAGAAATCTAAAAGGACACAATGAAGTTGTACCAACAGCATTAAATCTACTAGAGATGAGTGATGGTTGGGGTCATCTAAAAAGTGGAGCACTTTGGGACGGTAACCAGTATGCATATGATGGTGCAGTAAACTTTGAAAAAGCAAGAAAGTAA